From a single Methylacidiphilum kamchatkense Kam1 genomic region:
- the nirB gene encoding nitrite reductase large subunit NirB, which translates to MKKEKLLIIGAGMAAIRFLEELVEIGGIEHYQITLLGKESRVGYNRILLSSVLAGETEPQAIELKSLQWFQEHRIVVRPCCEALHIDPINKRVWTEKEKIPYDKLLLATGSVPSIPKLPGIFDQSGKLAQRIYTFREINDCNNILRLLFDAEKAIVIGGGLLGIEAAFGLMKRGLQVSLIHLMGHLMEKQLDEMAGAILKQELEKLNIQVSTKTRTIGIENKGNSLAILFENNKEALVDLVVIATGIEPNCLLAKNSGIAVNKGILVNSRMESISHPGIFAIGECIEFNGQTYGLVAAAWQQAAIAARSLLGKAHTQGYNGSLPIARLKVAGIDLLSFGRIEPEGGEEIVLYAEPNRGIYRKIVINEKKIVGGIFLGPSSHALDALQFYEKSLPLTCAPKDLLTEGTIITKEETIENKPEDFQVCNCNGVTKKEILQAIQKGPSTLKEVMTISRAGTGCGSCKGLVQRLFESTTQKSISDDPSIHYYVPCIPLRKRELIEEIKKRQLRSVSAVFQQLAGGKEEAASKPALASLLKTIWGKSYKEEPDARFINDRVHANIQKDGTYSVVPRIYGGITTPEQLRKIADVSEKYRIPMIKITGGQRIDMLGLTKEQLPLVWKELGMNCGHAYTKAFRTCKTCVGIEFCRFGVGDSTKLGIAIEKRFQGVETPAKLKLAVSGCSRNCAEATVKDIGAVAIGTGWEIYIGGAAGARVRAGDLLTIAKDHEEALLCIGRFIQYYRENAKYAERSYSFVERLGIEAIRSAILSAPEAEKNRLDREIEQAIAAYEDPWKAAQQEEFPYQFTSETSCPNPIS; encoded by the coding sequence ATGAAAAAAGAAAAACTCCTCATCATTGGTGCCGGAATGGCCGCTATAAGATTCCTGGAAGAACTGGTCGAAATCGGAGGGATAGAGCACTATCAGATTACTCTGCTTGGAAAGGAAAGCAGGGTTGGCTACAACCGAATTTTGCTCTCCAGTGTACTTGCTGGGGAAACGGAGCCTCAGGCAATTGAACTTAAAAGCTTACAATGGTTTCAAGAGCATAGAATTGTGGTCAGACCCTGTTGTGAAGCCTTACACATCGATCCTATCAACAAAAGAGTATGGACTGAAAAAGAAAAAATTCCATATGACAAACTTCTCTTGGCCACAGGGAGTGTTCCATCGATCCCTAAACTGCCTGGGATTTTCGATCAATCAGGAAAACTTGCCCAGAGAATATACACATTTAGAGAAATCAACGATTGTAACAATATTCTCAGGCTCCTTTTTGATGCAGAAAAGGCAATCGTCATTGGCGGAGGACTCCTAGGGATAGAAGCAGCCTTTGGTTTAATGAAAAGAGGGCTACAGGTCAGTCTTATTCATCTTATGGGCCATTTGATGGAAAAGCAGCTCGATGAAATGGCGGGAGCTATTTTAAAACAGGAGTTAGAAAAACTTAACATCCAAGTCTCGACAAAAACAAGAACGATCGGCATAGAAAATAAAGGCAATAGCCTGGCCATCTTATTTGAAAACAACAAAGAAGCCCTAGTAGATCTTGTTGTTATTGCTACAGGAATTGAACCAAACTGTCTTTTGGCTAAAAACTCCGGGATCGCTGTAAATAAAGGCATTCTTGTCAATTCTCGTATGGAATCGATTTCTCATCCTGGGATCTTTGCTATAGGCGAATGCATCGAGTTTAATGGCCAAACCTACGGTTTAGTTGCCGCTGCTTGGCAGCAAGCCGCTATCGCCGCACGATCACTCTTAGGCAAAGCCCATACACAAGGCTACAATGGTTCTCTGCCAATTGCTCGATTGAAAGTTGCCGGAATCGATCTTCTTTCTTTTGGTCGCATTGAACCAGAAGGTGGGGAAGAGATTGTGCTCTATGCCGAACCAAACCGAGGAATTTATAGGAAAATCGTGATCAATGAAAAGAAGATTGTTGGAGGAATTTTCCTTGGACCTTCATCTCACGCATTAGACGCACTGCAGTTCTACGAAAAATCCCTCCCCCTAACCTGTGCTCCAAAAGATCTTCTAACCGAAGGAACCATCATAACAAAAGAAGAAACAATAGAAAACAAACCAGAGGATTTTCAAGTATGTAACTGCAATGGAGTAACGAAAAAAGAAATTTTACAAGCTATTCAAAAAGGTCCTTCTACCCTCAAAGAAGTCATGACCATTAGTCGAGCTGGAACTGGATGTGGCAGTTGCAAGGGTCTTGTGCAAAGACTCTTTGAGAGTACAACTCAAAAGTCAATTTCTGATGATCCTTCCATTCATTATTATGTACCTTGCATTCCTTTGAGAAAAAGAGAATTGATCGAAGAGATTAAAAAAAGACAACTAAGAAGTGTTTCAGCTGTCTTTCAACAACTAGCAGGAGGAAAAGAAGAAGCTGCCTCCAAACCGGCTTTAGCCAGCCTTTTAAAAACCATCTGGGGCAAATCATACAAAGAAGAACCAGATGCGAGATTCATCAATGACCGAGTGCATGCAAATATCCAAAAAGATGGGACCTATTCGGTAGTACCCCGAATCTATGGAGGCATCACCACTCCTGAGCAACTACGAAAAATTGCTGATGTCTCCGAAAAATACAGGATCCCCATGATAAAAATTACAGGAGGCCAAAGAATAGACATGCTTGGACTAACAAAAGAGCAACTGCCTTTGGTATGGAAAGAGCTGGGAATGAATTGCGGTCATGCCTATACGAAAGCTTTCAGAACCTGCAAAACCTGTGTAGGAATCGAATTTTGCCGATTTGGTGTAGGCGATTCTACTAAGCTTGGGATAGCAATTGAAAAGAGATTTCAGGGAGTAGAAACTCCAGCAAAGCTTAAACTTGCGGTAAGTGGTTGTTCGAGGAACTGTGCAGAAGCCACGGTCAAAGACATTGGGGCTGTAGCTATTGGAACAGGCTGGGAAATTTATATTGGAGGGGCTGCAGGGGCAAGGGTTCGAGCTGGAGATCTTCTCACAATCGCTAAGGATCATGAGGAAGCACTTTTATGTATCGGCCGCTTCATTCAATACTATCGAGAAAACGCAAAATATGCAGAAAGGAGCTATAGTTTTGTTGAACGACTGGGAATAGAAGCAATAAGATCTGCAATACTTTCAGCTCCTGAAGCCGAAAAAAACAGATTGGACAGAGAAATAGAACAGGCAATAGCAGCCTACGAGGATCCTTGGAAAGCTGCGCAACAGGAAGAATTTCCCTATCAATTTACTTCTGAAACAAGCTGTCCCAATCCCATTTCCTAA
- a CDS encoding LysR family transcriptional regulator translates to MAYPIDSRALYIFVNTAESESFSQAAKSLHLSQPAVSRTIQSLEEELGCRLFDREGKNPSLTAIGKEFLVLAKEILAGMEKARIDIENLKREGPKKIVFSTSSLSCQYFIPQLYREFQESFPDCLFSIIPANSPLAIELVEQKKVDFALTIKPIVPFEGLAMLELFQDEVLFLVSSFHPLTRKKDISKKEIETAHYLIKNKNDTTFHIVEKAFAEQSLYPKNFIELAETGSIKEMVKMGLGIGILPGWIAKEELKKGKLLSLSLIARPIIRKWVFVYKMGRKLSLLETTFLELCKTILPKKVS, encoded by the coding sequence ATGGCTTATCCCATCGATAGTCGAGCTCTTTACATTTTTGTCAATACTGCTGAATCCGAAAGCTTTTCACAGGCCGCAAAATCATTGCATCTGAGTCAACCGGCTGTGAGTCGAACAATCCAATCGTTAGAAGAAGAATTAGGATGTCGACTTTTTGATAGGGAAGGAAAGAATCCTTCGCTTACGGCTATTGGGAAAGAATTTTTAGTCTTAGCAAAAGAAATTTTGGCAGGAATGGAAAAAGCCAGAATTGATATAGAAAATCTTAAAAGGGAAGGACCCAAAAAAATTGTTTTTTCAACAAGCTCGCTTAGTTGTCAATATTTCATTCCACAGCTTTACAGGGAATTCCAAGAAAGTTTTCCAGACTGCCTTTTCTCAATCATTCCAGCCAATTCTCCTTTGGCGATTGAATTGGTCGAACAGAAAAAAGTGGATTTTGCCCTTACCATTAAGCCAATAGTTCCCTTTGAAGGATTGGCTATGCTAGAACTTTTCCAGGATGAAGTCCTTTTTCTAGTTAGCTCTTTTCATCCGCTTACTCGAAAAAAGGACATTTCTAAAAAGGAGATAGAAACTGCTCATTATTTGATAAAAAATAAGAACGATACTACTTTTCATATTGTAGAGAAGGCATTTGCCGAACAATCTTTGTATCCAAAAAATTTCATCGAATTAGCTGAAACCGGCTCCATTAAGGAGATGGTCAAAATGGGTCTTGGGATTGGTATTTTACCAGGTTGGATTGCCAAAGAAGAACTAAAAAAAGGCAAGCTTCTCTCTCTTTCTTTAATTGCCAGACCTATTATCAGAAAATGGGTCTTCGTATATAAAATGGGAAGAAAACTCAGCCTTTTGGAAACCACTTTTTTGGAGCTCTGTAAAACAATTCTTCCTAAAAAAGTAAGCTGA
- a CDS encoding CmpA/NrtA family ABC transporter substrate-binding protein, with amino-acid sequence MRIGSKITIGYIPLIDCAPLVVALEMGLFKKWGFDVQLSPEPGWATIREKIVYEELDFAQAVCGLPIVLNYGLKSVPCRCSTAFVLNLNGNAITLSKKYGSILENEPLENYGRIIKATSTFPLLFGVASTFSSHYFLLLRWLQKIGLNPQRDIRFVPLPPPQMPLHLKEGFIDGFCVGEPWNSVSLFEKTGFCVATSLDLAPRHPEKVLLANAKYKERKREEHIRIVGCLIEACQWADSPHNRQDLADMLHYGRWIAQPLEVLQHSLIGPFRMGKNIFIPGQAFHVFSQGNANCPSKEKEQWIVNEMVNSGLLKIGERKSRSFFDTEIYKQAEKIVAQQKTNTLPISI; translated from the coding sequence TTGAGAATAGGATCTAAAATAACCATTGGTTACATTCCTTTGATCGATTGTGCTCCGTTGGTCGTAGCTTTAGAAATGGGATTATTTAAAAAATGGGGTTTTGACGTTCAACTTAGCCCTGAGCCTGGCTGGGCAACGATCCGGGAGAAGATTGTCTATGAAGAGTTGGATTTTGCTCAAGCCGTCTGTGGTCTGCCCATAGTCTTGAACTATGGTTTAAAATCGGTTCCCTGTCGATGTTCAACGGCCTTCGTTTTGAATCTTAATGGCAATGCAATCACTCTTTCCAAAAAATATGGCTCGATCTTAGAAAATGAACCTCTTGAAAACTATGGAAGGATTATAAAGGCTACCAGCACCTTTCCCCTACTTTTTGGGGTAGCCTCCACTTTTTCAAGCCACTATTTTCTCCTTCTCCGATGGCTTCAAAAGATAGGATTAAATCCACAAAGAGATATTCGCTTTGTTCCCTTACCTCCTCCCCAAATGCCTCTTCACCTCAAAGAAGGGTTTATTGATGGCTTTTGTGTTGGAGAACCATGGAATTCTGTTTCACTGTTCGAAAAAACGGGTTTTTGTGTGGCTACAAGTCTTGACCTAGCTCCTAGACATCCCGAAAAAGTGTTGCTTGCAAATGCAAAGTACAAAGAAAGAAAAAGGGAAGAACATATACGGATTGTTGGCTGTCTTATAGAAGCCTGCCAATGGGCAGACAGCCCTCATAACAGGCAGGATTTGGCCGACATGCTGCACTATGGAAGATGGATTGCTCAGCCTCTTGAAGTGCTTCAACACAGCCTTATTGGACCTTTTCGAATGGGAAAAAATATCTTTATTCCAGGACAGGCATTTCATGTCTTTAGTCAAGGCAATGCCAATTGCCCCTCAAAAGAAAAGGAACAGTGGATTGTTAATGAAATGGTAAATTCGGGATTATTAAAGATAGGAGAAAGAAAAAGCCGATCGTTTTTTGATACCGAAATTTATAAGCAAGCCGAAAAAATAGTAGCTCAACAAAAAACAAATACCTTGCCCATTTCTATTTGA
- a CDS encoding MFS transporter, whose protein sequence is MKTPFFPNIFINKQSLLTLCSSFLYFDISFAIWVILGAVGTFIADELKLTPLEKGIMVALPILSGSGLRIALGIAESGFGGKKTALIAMGVSVIPLVWGFVFAHTLKEIYLIGILLGVAGASFAVAIPMASRWFLPQHQGLVLGLAGSGNSGTLLSTLFGPMIAHRYGWHSVFGFFFLLLFIVFLFVLFFAEDAPRLQNERMTGESIIRVLCQKKTWLLSLLYSLSFGGFIGFSSYLGFFLVDEYGVEKVEAGGLQTLLIASGSLLRPLGGAIADKLGGIKVLFLLFSLGSFFAFLPSFYFPLLLELTPIFFMMGCLGLANGAIFQLVGTQTASHIGLTTGVVGAAGGIGGFLLPIFLGKIKESFGSCSFGFRLFSLCVLICGIISIILLSEGKRPFPSYPFLESLYKSKKFSFFPLLSFESKEKGEIEKRKK, encoded by the coding sequence ATGAAAACGCCCTTCTTTCCTAATATCTTTATCAATAAACAAAGCCTTTTGACCCTTTGTTCTTCTTTTCTCTATTTCGATATCAGTTTTGCCATTTGGGTGATTCTAGGGGCTGTGGGGACCTTTATAGCAGATGAACTGAAGCTGACACCACTAGAAAAAGGGATTATGGTGGCTCTACCTATTTTATCTGGGAGCGGTTTACGAATTGCCTTGGGAATAGCTGAATCAGGCTTTGGAGGGAAAAAAACGGCTCTTATTGCCATGGGAGTTTCGGTTATCCCCCTCGTCTGGGGTTTTGTATTTGCCCATACTCTTAAAGAAATATATCTCATCGGTATCCTTCTTGGAGTTGCTGGAGCAAGTTTTGCCGTCGCCATTCCAATGGCAAGCAGGTGGTTTTTGCCGCAACACCAAGGACTTGTTTTAGGACTGGCTGGAAGTGGAAATAGCGGCACGCTTCTTAGCACACTTTTCGGTCCTATGATTGCACACAGATACGGGTGGCATTCGGTTTTCGGCTTTTTCTTCCTCCTCTTATTCATTGTTTTCCTTTTCGTGCTTTTCTTTGCTGAAGATGCTCCTCGTCTCCAGAATGAAAGAATGACTGGGGAAAGTATCATTCGAGTGCTCTGCCAGAAAAAGACATGGCTTTTATCCCTTTTGTATAGCCTTTCATTTGGTGGTTTTATAGGTTTTTCAAGCTATCTGGGATTCTTTCTTGTCGATGAGTATGGAGTAGAGAAAGTGGAGGCGGGTGGACTTCAAACCTTGCTTATTGCCTCTGGAAGCCTTTTAAGGCCATTAGGTGGAGCCATAGCCGACAAATTGGGCGGAATAAAGGTATTGTTTCTTTTGTTTAGCTTAGGTAGCTTTTTTGCTTTTCTTCCCTCCTTTTACTTTCCTCTGCTTCTAGAATTAACTCCAATATTTTTTATGATGGGATGTCTTGGCCTAGCTAATGGAGCCATATTTCAATTGGTGGGCACGCAAACTGCCTCCCATATTGGCTTAACGACAGGAGTTGTCGGAGCTGCAGGAGGTATTGGCGGTTTTCTCTTACCCATTTTTCTGGGAAAAATCAAAGAATCTTTTGGTTCATGTTCTTTTGGTTTCAGACTCTTTTCGCTTTGTGTGTTAATTTGCGGAATCATCTCAATCATCTTGCTGTCAGAAGGCAAAAGACCTTTCCCTTCCTATCCTTTTTTGGAAAGTCTGTATAAAAGCAAGAAATTCTCTTTCTTCCCTTTATTATCTTTTGAATCCAAAGAGAAAGGGGAGATCGAAAAAAGAAAAAAATGA
- a CDS encoding Rieske (2Fe-2S) protein, which yields MNSNILDNERVYQVCHINELVSGIGRCFRIGKIKIALFKTHSGKIWAVEGKCPHQGGPIAEALCDEKIFICPLHAYPFSFETGNCTISEKFRIKVYPTFVKNHQIFIKIPMASNTISLT from the coding sequence ATGAATAGCAATATACTGGATAATGAAAGGGTCTATCAAGTATGTCATATCAACGAACTAGTCAGTGGCATAGGTAGATGCTTTCGAATTGGAAAGATAAAAATTGCCCTCTTTAAAACCCATTCGGGAAAAATATGGGCCGTCGAAGGCAAATGCCCACATCAAGGAGGGCCAATTGCCGAAGCTCTCTGTGACGAAAAGATCTTCATTTGTCCACTTCATGCTTACCCTTTTTCTTTTGAAACGGGCAACTGCACAATCTCTGAAAAGTTTCGAATTAAAGTTTATCCTACCTTTGTAAAAAACCACCAGATTTTTATAAAAATCCCCATGGCTTCAAACACCATTAGCCTAACGTAA
- a CDS encoding phosphosulfolactate synthase produces the protein MDVANEKNERAFDFIPLNEREQKPRKVGLTEIRGPYYTPVGKHYLEDLFDTMGNYIDILKFAGGSFTLMSKRALEDIINLCHSHNVLVSTGGFIERVLTMGSELIDNYVNECKSIGFDIIEISAGFVTVPFDDLLRLVEKVQKVGLKVKPEVGVQFGAGGATRAEELEAEGIKSTKWAIKQAKRFLEAGAYLIMVESEGITENVAVWKREIIAEFIDQLGLETLMFEAADPEVFSWYIKDYGPEVNLFVDHSQIVQLECLRSGIWGTKSTWGRVVTYKKS, from the coding sequence ATGGATGTTGCTAATGAAAAAAACGAGCGGGCATTTGACTTTATTCCTCTTAATGAAAGAGAACAGAAGCCTAGAAAAGTTGGCCTCACTGAAATCCGTGGACCTTATTACACCCCTGTTGGTAAGCACTATCTAGAAGATTTATTCGACACAATGGGAAACTATATTGATATTCTTAAGTTTGCTGGGGGCTCTTTTACATTGATGTCTAAAAGAGCCCTGGAAGACATCATAAACCTTTGCCATAGTCACAATGTTTTGGTATCCACGGGAGGATTCATCGAAAGAGTATTGACGATGGGGTCAGAATTGATTGACAACTATGTGAATGAGTGCAAATCGATCGGTTTTGATATTATTGAGATTTCAGCTGGCTTTGTTACCGTTCCATTTGATGATTTGCTTCGCCTCGTTGAAAAAGTGCAAAAAGTGGGCTTAAAAGTGAAACCGGAGGTAGGAGTACAGTTTGGAGCCGGAGGGGCTACTAGAGCTGAAGAACTAGAAGCAGAAGGAATAAAAAGTACAAAATGGGCAATCAAACAGGCAAAAAGGTTTCTAGAGGCTGGGGCCTATCTAATAATGGTAGAATCAGAAGGGATCACTGAAAATGTTGCTGTGTGGAAAAGGGAGATTATAGCAGAGTTTATTGATCAACTAGGATTGGAAACACTAATGTTCGAAGCAGCTGATCCAGAGGTATTTTCTTGGTATATTAAGGACTATGGCCCGGAGGTGAATCTTTTTGTCGATCACAGTCAGATTGTTCAATTAGAATGTTTACGGTCAGGGATTTGGGGAACGAAAAGCACTTGGGGTCGAGTAGTGACATATAAAAAGTCATAA